GACATTAATGACCTGCAAAGTAAGAAGCAAGTCATACACTTCCAAAACTAGCTTCCTTGCGCTAACTGGAATCGTTCCAATTTCTTTCCTTGAAAATAAGAAACAAGGTCACCTCATCATTAAGCCATGCCTCTGGACTCAAACACCGCAATATTTCTCCAGTAATATCGATATTAGAATTTTTATGACTCACCAAAACCTTTCTCCTGTAAAATTTAAACAGACTCAaaatgtattaaaaaaaaagtgaaaCATCAAGATCTAGTTCAATTGAAGATTAAGTACCTAGAGAAATTGGACAATGCACGATCGATGTCATCCTCTTCCTCCTTGGTAAGAGGAATAAAACATTCACTGGGCACGTCCTGCAATTGAATTCAATTCCACTGTCAGAAAATACCATCACACTATGAGATACAAGACTAAACAACGAATTACACAAACAAGACATTTCCACTGCAAATCAATCTGAAATGTCACCTTAAATTGCTTTTCTTTCTTGTGAGACCTCAAAAAAGAAAACCTTGAAACACACATTTCATAAAACACAATTAAAAAACTTAAGCTTTGCAGCTTGCAATCTCTCTGCTTCGATTCATCATATAACTTTTTATGAACAGGAAACTCCGAAGAATCTGGTTCTTGATCCAACAGAATTAAGTCCCTTTTCTCCGCAACATCTATCTTGGCGTTCACTTTGCTTACATCACTTGCTATAGAAGAATCCAAAGACTTCGGTTCTTTCTCCACCGATTTAATCTCATAGTTAGGTGATTGCTCCGGAGTCCTATGCTCCTTCCACTTGCCGTTCAAATCATCCACAACATCCACCTCCTCAACGCCGGAATCATCTGATACATCTATTAGGTTGTCCTCCTCCTCATCATCCTTAATTCGAATCACCTCCTTTTCCTTCTCTCTCGGCACAAACACGACATTTTGTCCATTAAAGAACCTTGTCGAACTAAATTTCGCCTTAAATTCAGCTACAAAAAAACTACCAATTTTTTCAGCAGTACTTTTCTTGGAACTAGCACCAATCCAAAGTTTCTTTGCCCCAAAAAACGTCCGTCTTCTTGATCTCCTAACTGGCGCATGAACTTCTCTGGAGCCCCTTGATTTTGGATCAGGGTACGAAGCAATTCTCGAAACAACAGAATTCAGTGATGCGGGCGGATCATTTTCCTGGATATTTTTACTAGTAGAAACCGAAAGCCTGAGCTTTTTTGCAATGTGAGCGCGTGATTGATCGTATAATGGGGAATTTGACGAAAGTGATTTGTTAAAATCCTGGCCGCGCTTTCGATTGCTAGTATAAGCCCCCATAATCAAAGAATAAACAAACCAACAAAAAAGAACACTCAGAGAGAAAAACGTCGACTCATTCAAAACAATGTGTGAAAAATTCTCATACAATAGGGCTTGCTTTCGATTAAATTAAACCGGCAATATTTCCGAGCGTTGTAGAAAAACGCAATTCTAGGGTTCTGAAAGTATTCCAATATCAACACAGAGATTTGAAACTAGCTCCCCACGATTTGGACGTATGATTTTGCTCAAGAGAATTTGCCTGTCAATTGTGAATCCGGCAAGTTTGTTCGTATAAacgtaaatgtttttttttattattattattaattaaatgctAAATTTTATTCGTATTTTAAAGCCAACaaataaatgtttatatttgtatatatttaaaTGTATGAGTTTTTATTTTAGTGCATTACAATATGTTATATATACGAATTATATATAAGTGTAAACTGACAAATTAGATGTAGGaacatatgtgtgtgtatatatatatatatatatatataaataaatgtgtgtttgtgtttttgaaaatgtatAAAATTGTATTCTTTAATTTGATAACAGTTGTGAATACTTGTTATCAAGTTTGAAGGTTTTGTTTAagctttttataaaaataatgagAATAATCAGTTTGGACATAACTAAATAATAGGAATGAACACAGATTTAGCAGCTAAGTATGTGTGTTAATATTTAAACGTTTTTTTTAAAGGGAGAAGATgaataataatgatcaaatttTTTAGGTTTTTTGGTTATTTTATAAGCAAGAGATCAAAAGCTATACAATCTTTTGGctaaaaaataatgtattttaattttatctaTATTAGAGAGACAACTAGAAGTTTTGTGGTGAAAGCGTGAGTAAAGCATGAgtgaatttttttgtttaagTATTGGTTAAGGGGGAAAAATATATATGTCATATACGTTTGAAGTTGTTaacagtttttttttaattttttttaagcgGCATGGTTTATACATATACGCAATCTAAATTTGTATTAGAATGTTGTTTTTTTCAGAGACACTAATGAATTACATTGTTTGCCTATTGATATTTTGTAGAAAATAAGGTATaaaatatgtttaaaaaaagaaatatcAAAAATCATATCTATTGCTACTTGGGTTCATTTAGGTTGTAGGTGATTAAATATGACAGATATAAGTTAgcatattaaatataatgagGAATGAATGTTTTATATATATCTGTGTgcctacaatttttttaattttacaaaaaaaattaagaggTTAGTAATAAGTATactttacatatatatatatatattttttgaaaaagtgaaattttttttaagttgttTAGATAATGATTTGtgagaaaaaaattatagaaatttaaatttttttaaatgtatatataaatcaaaattaaaGCATTCTCGGTTTTGTGAATAttgaaatttttgataaaactaAGAAAGAAGCTAGAGGTTGGCTAAACTATGGTATGAAAATACTAATAAAGTCTAATTGTAGTAACAGATTGATAAATTACATATTTTATGTCTGATGTTATCAAACAATACATACCTAAGAAGCACaaaacttttatttatgttcacACTATCACAAGATTATCTCATTCCTTGTTTCAACTTGCGGAGCCGAACCTGAAAAAAATAAACGACCATAATAAGATGTGTTAAATTTTAGTATATTTACTGGTATTGAAATATATAAATCTAAcgtattataaataaaaaatgtataaaatCTCACCATATCATTTTATCTTATTAAAACAAAACAATTAGCTAAAATAtgtatattttatcaaagttgtttttttaaaaaaatacggAGGCCAAATATAAGGCGTAGGTGAATGTAAGCAATAATACGGTTTAATAAGCTATCTTATATATTGGTTTTTCCTCAGCCTATCTGTAATGCAAAtgtcatatatatgatttattggtTAAGCATAGAAATCCTCTAAATACATCAGTTATTAGTTAGGTCATTAATAATTTGGTAAGTTagagcttaaaattattgagaACAGATAAATTAAGTACGAGAAAATGTTATGCAAATAACATTACATAAATCTATTTATGAATTATAAGAGGGAAAGATTACTAAGTGGAAAAAATAAAGTTAATGCAAATTTTGTAGATACATACTGTGGTTGACGAATAACGTTGACATCTAGCTCTTTTTCAATATCGGCTGCGTAGTCTAGTAGAAGAGAAAGCTTTGATTCCATATTCAGCGCTCTTCATAAGATGATGTCCCATACTGGATTTGAGTAAAATCTTATTATTAGTTCTTCAACTTCTTTCTGAAATAAAGAATTGTAGTAACATTGAGTGCAGTCGATAAAATCACAGCATGAGGTGTTTTCCATTGGAGTTGATTTAGAGGACGTATGCTTTGCTACAGAAATGAAAGTATTGGAATGTTAAGGTAAGTACTTGCAAGCTAGTTGTTGGtagataaattcatatatatcATGTGGAGAAAGGTGAGTTATAGATGGGTTATGACATTTGGTTTGATTATTTTTGCCCGCCTCATTGTAAGCAACatagatgttttaaaatattgacaATTGTAAGGacagaaatgatttttttgtaaTATAAGACTTGGTTATTATATTATAGTCTAAAGCCTCTTTTAGGTTTTTTCCCTTGTATTAtttgtcttatttaaagatatACCTTGTTTTTCGTTATTCAGTCCAGATTTTGTATTTATAAGTATGCATATTTCCCTGAGCAAGCTGTGTTAGAATGAATATTACCAAATTTCCTTATTTTGCTTAGTTTAGAGTAATAACATAACAGTTGTTAGTTGTAAGTTAGCAATAAAAAAACGATATCGTATACATAAGTAGAAAGGCCTtagatataatttattattgcaTGAACATATTTACTGGATATTGTATGTTTTTTTTACTATACATTATATTTATTTGTGTAGTGTTAAGAATGTATTTATTTGTGTAGTGTTAAGAATGTATGCCTACATAGATTTGAAGATGCTTAGGAGAAAAGGTTCTCCTTATaaattaatatgtaattcaaTATATAGTAAGTATATTAAATCGAACACATAAGATACAAAGAAgacgttttttatttttaaatcactAGTATATTTCTTTTAAAACTAATAATGCTGTGTGTAAATGCCACATAGAAGATTATATATTAgaacaaagaaaaatgtttaaaattacTGGAAATAAACAATTTGTTTTAGCAATTAAAGCAGGGTGGTAAAAAACTAACttttaagaaaagttgtgtATATGCATAATTGGAAAGTAGCCAGAACTTCAACCAACAATTAATAGGTTAGTTTTCAAACAGAATAATAGTGTTTGGATAACAAACAAAAAGCAGTAACTTCAGTTTAAAAAAACACAGGTATTAAAACACATACTCGGCTTTTGTATACATATTTGCCCTTCAGTCTTGTTTCGTATATTTTTTACTCTCATGTAATACCTCTTCAGGTTCCAATTTTCTCTTGCCTGGTGGATTGGGTTGTTGTGCTCTAAGATCTGTTTCAAAGTGTGTTTCCTGCATTGCGGAGCTGCTTTCTTGGGATTCAGCTGCAGCCCCATCACCTTGTGTCAATCAAGGAACTTTTGAGGCCGATCTTTTGTGTTCATAGCTATGCGATGTTGACGATGAATCAGTTGCGGGTAGGCATGCTATCACTGTGTTTCGAAGAAAAGTCTTGCCTCTTGTTTTGCTCCACAATGTTCTTAGTTGGAAAAGGAACTGTAACTCTTTCGATTTCTCGTTGAATGTTTCAGGAATAAAAGGTGTTTGCTGTGAATAACAAGATAACTAATATTCAAAAGCTGTATGAAATttgtgattaaaaaaaaaatcaaaaaataaacatacatgttcTTCTGCCTCAATCATGTCCTCTCCTGACGCACATAACAACATGCTTGCTTCTTTGTTCTCAATGTAAGCAGTAAAATTTCCAGTCCCGTCAAAAAGTTCTGCTTGGAACCGTAAACTATATGTATATCATAGTTAAGATGTCATGTTTTTAATGAGCGTAGCTTTTCAAAGAATTTTTATCACTTACAGCGGTTTTGGGCTTGGAAAATCATGGTTGCAATAAAAACATGTGAACTCATATTTGCATGCAGCTCCGCATGACTTCGAACATCCTGGGCAAGCTAGAAAATATACAGTCTTCGGGAttctttattcttattttagccTTTATCCAAAATGATTTTACCTGTAAATCAGAATTTGTTAGCATTTTAAGATGCTTGTTTATTCTAAATCTAGGTAAGGCAAAATACGAGTAAATTTGAACGTACTACTTCGTTCAGGGTCAGAATCTGGCTGATTTTTTGAATCTGGGAGCTGAACGGTTGGTCAATTTCCTGCTTTGTCATACAATTTTTGGGACACAACAGCCTCTATATATTCCTGATTGGTTTACATCCTTAAAAAAAAGGAGTATGTTAGCTATTTATTTTTAGAAAGATGGGAAATAGGTCAAAAATTAAAAAGGAGTTTGCATAAAAACATGAGAATATGAGTAAAACAACTGAAGATATCCAGATAGTTGGCTCTCTAGCAAATATATATAAGGTCATCTAAAACAATGCAATGGTACGTTGATGCTTTGCTTTAATATGGAACCCGTTTATAATACAAAATAACAAATATCTTTAAGAAGTTTATAGGTCGGAAGCATACAATATAGCGAGAAAATAGGTTTGAGATGTACAAGATATTTGTTATCCTAATTTGAGAGATGCTACACGTGACACGCAGTGATCAAACAAAAGATCAAGAGTATaaaaaacacaattttttttgaCTGCATACATGCGCTTGACAAAGAAGAGATGGTGCAACTATTTTTTCCCACGATAAAATTTAACCGGAAAgccaaaaaaaattttattcaaGTTTTTTGCAGCTACGTTAGTGTATTCAAGAAATGTAACATGTGCCAATCAAAGACCAACATTTaactataaaatttaatttcaagattACAGCAGATACGTCTAGAGCTAAAAACTCgtaatttacaaatttttttttggaatgtATAATGCCGAAAATTAATTCTTGTATGTAAACATATGTTGTAAACCAAAAATAGCATTATTTAGTATAGTTTAGAAATTGAAGCAGAGGCGTTTGAGCGGGAAGATTTATTTTGCTTCAGCAAAGATTATTCTAAGAATATGTGACCACATAACTAATAGAAAGAGTATGAATTAGCATCGTTTTAGGAGGTTACTTCGTTGTATTGGAGGGTCAAACAGAATGATGCTATTGGGTACTGTATCGATTGATAACCCTACagtgaaataattttttatcaaCCTCATTAGCCTTTGCCAAgtaaaaaacacaaaaataaatcaaacaatatGTATAAGCtagaggaaattgatttttctaactaTGAAATGACATTAAATAGAGCTGAATATATACCGTAAAATGTACAGAGAGCCGCATTCCTATTCCTAAGATAACAGGAAAAGTGTGAACATTTTTTTGCGTTAAAAAAGGTGCTTCGGTTTGGAGAAATTCTTTCCATAAGGTTAGAATTAATGATTTGCGCCTAGCAaggtaaaaaaaattgttatgtTCTGGGGCATACAATTAGTTGAAAAATGAAGAAAAGCAATCAATATTGggaaaaaattatgaaatgatCTTACACTTCGTTGAAGATAACAAATTCCTGTAAATTCCTTTTTGTTTTTTCAACAAACTGTGGTGGAAAAACATGTATCACACTGCATAAcaaatctgaaaaataaaatgtgtaaaTAAATCTGTATATGAAATAATTGTATTCTAGGAAAAAGAACCGGAGGAAGAGCTTAGCTTGTTTATTTTGTAGAAACGTCAGCTAATGCAGGGCATTGTGCAAAAGGCGCCAGTTGGTAAGCATGGTTAATAGGTAGTTGCTCTTCCTCGCTTGCAAGCCTAATGTAAGTATTTCTATTAAGCAACATTTGGTAttttgctgatacaaaaattgaTGCATTGCTAGTTATTTCTTTGATTTTGGCATTCCCAATATAGTATGTCTTGTACAACTGTAATAATTTGTCCAATTGCTCAACATCTTGGTCGTAAATTATGCCTTGCATGCTTCCATTCTATACAAATAAATGGGTAAAGTAAAAAAAACAATTCCAGACTATATGACTattgaaaatagaaaatgtatTTTACCTCTTTATCAACAAAAACAAGTTTTTGTTGTCTTCCCCATTTCATCAAAAAGCAAATTGGAGTTTTTTCAGCAAGTAAGACTTTGACAAACCAGTTGCGTAAACTATATATTTGTGTAAAGAAATAAATCTGAAAATAAAGCGTGTAGCTAGGAGcatttattttgttttagtagaactaataattttattttaaca
This window of the Primulina tabacum isolate GXHZ01 chromosome 4, ASM2559414v2, whole genome shotgun sequence genome carries:
- the LOC142543346 gene encoding ubiquitin-like-specific protease ESD4, with amino-acid sequence MGAYTSNRKRGQDFNKSLSSNSPLYDQSRAHIAKKLRLSVSTSKNIQENDPPASLNSVVSRIASYPDPKSRGSREVHAPVRRSRRRTFFGAKKLWIGASSKKSTAEKIGSFFVAEFKAKFSSTRFFNGQNVVFVPREKEKEVIRIKDDEEEDNLIDVSDDSGVEEVDVVDDLNGKWKEHRTPEQSPNYEIKSVEKEPKSLDSSIASDVSKVNAKIDVAEKRDLILLDQEPDSSEFPVHKKLYDESKQRDCKLQSLSFLIVFYEMCVSRFSFLRSHKKEKQFKDVPSECFIPLTKEEEDDIDRALSNFSRRKVLVSHKNSNIDITGEILRCLSPEAWLNDEVINVYLELLKERESKDPQKFLKCHFFNTFFYKKLISGRGGYNFQSVRRWTTHKKLGYNLLECDKIFVPIHQEIHWCLAVINKKDEKFQYLDSLRGVDSQVLNVLARYYVDEVKEKCGKDLNVSSWEREYVTDLPKQENGFDCGVFMIKYADFFSRDIGLCFNQQHMPYFRRRIAKEILKLRAE